Proteins encoded in a region of the Pseudomonas denitrificans (nom. rej.) genome:
- a CDS encoding phosphoribosyl-ATP diphosphatase, with protein MSTDTLARLAEVLEARKNAAPDSSYVASLYHKGLNKILEKVGEESVETILAAKDAAASGDCTDLIYETADLWFHSLVMLAALGQHPQAVLDELDRRFGLSGHDEKAARQPSA; from the coding sequence ATGAGCACTGATACCCTCGCCCGTCTGGCGGAAGTCCTCGAAGCGCGCAAGAATGCCGCACCGGACAGCTCCTACGTGGCCAGCCTGTATCACAAGGGCCTGAACAAGATCCTGGAGAAGGTTGGCGAAGAGTCGGTGGAAACCATTCTCGCCGCCAAGGACGCCGCCGCCAGCGGTGACTGCACGGACCTGATCTACGAAACGGCCGACCTCTGGTTCCACTCCCTGGTGATGCTCGCCGCCCTCGGCCAGCACCCGCAGGCGGTACTGGACGAGCTGGACCGCCGCTTCGGCCTTTCCGGGCACGACGAGAAAGCCGCGCGCCAACCGTCAGCCTGA
- the hisI gene encoding phosphoribosyl-AMP cyclohydrolase yields the protein MKDWLDEIKWNADGLVPAIAQDHRTGRVLMMAWMNREALTLTAAENRAIYWSRSRGKLWRKGEDSGHVQKLHELRLDCDADVVILMVEQLGGIACHTGRESCFYRVFENGAWQTVDPVLKDPDAIYSHVGTGKPHEH from the coding sequence ATGAAAGACTGGCTGGACGAAATCAAGTGGAATGCCGATGGACTGGTGCCGGCGATCGCCCAGGACCATCGCACCGGCCGCGTGCTGATGATGGCCTGGATGAACCGCGAGGCCCTCACCCTCACAGCCGCCGAGAACCGCGCCATCTACTGGTCGCGCTCGCGCGGCAAGCTCTGGCGCAAGGGCGAGGACTCCGGCCACGTGCAGAAGCTGCATGAGCTGCGCCTGGACTGCGACGCCGACGTGGTGATCCTGATGGTCGAACAGCTGGGCGGCATCGCCTGCCACACCGGCCGCGAGAGCTGCTTCTACCGGGTGTTCGAGAACGGCGCCTGGCAGACCGTCGACCCGGTCCTGAAAGACCCGGATGCCATCTACTCCCACGTAGGTACAGGAAAACCCCATGAGCACTGA
- a CDS encoding methyl-accepting chemotaxis protein: MYDWLVVQLGRLNVSLKLVVGFGILLFLTLLVLLSGLHSLDNQAERGEQMATITELNDLSQQANLARLQFELGGDRSQAERVEQHSTKMLELIEQRLKDSDIDARQLAAAHQAVGEYREAFSALTRAVDQRTQARGTLVGSAQSALQAFEALDKQLFELLAEQPGDAPLLHGAQAVGQLHQQLLVVRYQVRGYVFEQSASAEQAAFAAFDKLRDTGTALQSQLPAIAADGLGTALKDLQNYRSGIEHFREGVNATQQARKALSGASDALLAAADRLYDDTLARNDAETAAAKTRQILIAVLALAFGFLSGWAINRQIVRPLHEALELAERIAQGDLSQGLSRDLNLQRSDELGQLQRVMLRMRESLAQLLGHIGGSVSQLATAADELSAVTEQTCAGVNSQRVETEQVASAIHEMAATVQEVARNAEQASAAAQQADQQAREGDQVVQDAVNQIDRLATEVDRSAEAMELLRKESEKIGSVLDVIKSVAEQTNLLALNAAIEAARAGEAGRGFAVVADEVRGLAQRTQSSTAEIEGLIAGLQRGAQEAVTRMDDSRRLTGSSVELTRRAGEALGVIARTVADIQGMNLQIASAAEEQSSVAEEINRSVVQVREIADQSAAASEQTASSSTELARLGNELQLQVGRFRL; encoded by the coding sequence ATGTACGATTGGCTAGTGGTACAGCTGGGACGCCTGAACGTCAGCCTGAAGCTGGTGGTGGGCTTCGGCATCCTCCTCTTCCTCACCCTGCTGGTGCTGCTCAGCGGCCTGCACAGCCTGGATAACCAGGCCGAGCGCGGCGAGCAGATGGCGACCATCACTGAACTCAATGACCTCAGCCAGCAGGCCAACCTCGCGCGCCTGCAATTCGAGCTGGGCGGCGATCGCAGCCAGGCCGAGCGCGTCGAACAGCACAGCACGAAGATGCTGGAGCTGATCGAGCAGCGCCTGAAAGACAGCGATATCGACGCCAGGCAGCTGGCAGCTGCGCACCAGGCCGTCGGCGAGTACCGCGAAGCCTTCAGCGCGCTGACCCGCGCCGTCGACCAGCGCACCCAGGCCCGCGGCACCCTGGTAGGCAGCGCGCAGAGCGCCCTGCAGGCCTTCGAGGCGCTGGACAAGCAACTCTTCGAGCTGCTCGCCGAACAACCCGGCGACGCCCCGTTGCTGCATGGCGCACAGGCCGTCGGCCAGCTGCACCAGCAACTGCTGGTGGTGCGCTATCAGGTACGTGGCTATGTCTTCGAACAATCCGCCAGCGCCGAACAGGCCGCGTTCGCCGCCTTCGACAAGCTGCGCGACACCGGCACAGCCCTGCAGAGCCAACTGCCAGCCATCGCCGCCGACGGCCTGGGTACCGCGCTCAAGGACCTGCAGAACTACCGCAGCGGCATCGAGCATTTCCGCGAAGGGGTGAACGCCACCCAGCAGGCCCGCAAGGCGCTGAGCGGCGCCAGCGATGCATTGCTCGCCGCAGCCGACCGCCTCTACGACGACACCCTGGCGCGCAACGACGCCGAGACCGCTGCCGCCAAGACCCGGCAGATCCTCATCGCCGTGCTCGCCCTGGCCTTTGGCTTCCTCTCTGGCTGGGCCATCAACCGCCAGATCGTCCGCCCGCTGCACGAGGCCCTGGAGCTGGCCGAGCGCATTGCCCAGGGCGACCTCTCCCAGGGGCTGTCGCGCGATCTCAACCTGCAGCGCAGCGACGAGCTGGGCCAGTTGCAGCGGGTGATGCTGCGCATGCGCGAGAGCCTGGCGCAGCTGCTCGGCCACATCGGCGGCAGCGTCAGCCAGCTGGCCACCGCCGCCGACGAACTCTCCGCGGTCACCGAGCAGACCTGCGCCGGGGTGAACAGCCAGCGCGTGGAAACCGAGCAGGTTGCCAGCGCCATCCATGAAATGGCCGCCACCGTGCAGGAAGTCGCGCGCAACGCCGAACAGGCTTCCGCCGCCGCCCAGCAAGCCGACCAGCAGGCCCGCGAGGGCGACCAGGTGGTGCAGGACGCGGTCAACCAGATCGACCGCCTGGCCACCGAGGTGGATCGCTCCGCCGAGGCCATGGAACTGCTGCGCAAGGAGAGCGAGAAGATCGGCAGCGTGCTGGACGTGATCAAGTCGGTGGCCGAGCAGACCAACCTGCTGGCGCTCAACGCCGCCATCGAGGCCGCCCGCGCCGGCGAGGCCGGGCGTGGATTTGCCGTGGTCGCCGATGAGGTGCGCGGCCTGGCCCAGCGCACGCAGTCTTCCACCGCCGAGATCGAGGGCCTGATCGCCGGCCTGCAGCGCGGCGCCCAGGAAGCAGTGACGCGCATGGACGACAGCCGCCGCCTGACCGGCAGCTCGGTGGAACTGACCCGCCGTGCCGGTGAGGCGCTGGGCGTGATCGCCCGCACCGTGGCCGACATCCAGGGCATGAACCTGCAGATCGCCTCGGCCGCCGAGGAGCAGAGCAGCGTTGCCGAGGAGATCAACCGCAGCGTGGTGCAGGTGCGCGAGATCGCCGACCAGTCCGCTGCCGCCAGCGAGCAGACAGCCAGCTCCAGCACCGAGCTGGCGCGCCTGGGCAACGAGCTGCAACTGCAGGTGGGCCGCTTCCGCCTGTGA
- the tatB gene encoding Sec-independent protein translocase protein TatB — protein MFGISFSELLLVGLVALLVLGPDRLPGAARTAGLWIGRLKRSFNAIKTEVERELGADEIRRQLHNEHILQMEQEAKKLMAPLTDLQEQARETFNPQQPAQSDGHNAPAQPPAAPSIAPNSRLNSLPGAGLAPAPAEAAAPQAPEAGQPSQPTAASQPPASPETPRTP, from the coding sequence ATGTTCGGTATCAGCTTCAGCGAACTGCTGCTGGTGGGCCTCGTCGCCCTGCTGGTGCTCGGCCCCGACCGCCTGCCGGGCGCCGCGCGCACGGCAGGCCTGTGGATCGGCCGGCTCAAGCGCAGCTTCAACGCCATCAAGACGGAAGTGGAGCGCGAGCTGGGCGCGGATGAAATCCGCCGCCAGCTGCACAACGAGCACATCCTGCAGATGGAACAGGAAGCCAAGAAGCTGATGGCGCCGCTGACCGACCTGCAGGAGCAGGCCCGGGAAACCTTCAATCCGCAGCAGCCAGCCCAGTCCGACGGCCATAACGCGCCTGCCCAGCCGCCCGCGGCGCCGAGCATCGCGCCCAACAGCCGCCTGAACAGCCTGCCGGGCGCGGGCCTCGCGCCTGCCCCCGCGGAGGCCGCCGCACCGCAGGCGCCGGAAGCCGGCCAGCCGAGCCAACCGACCGCTGCGAGCCAGCCGCCCGCTTCGCCCGAGACGCCGCGTACCCCATGA
- the ubiB gene encoding ubiquinone biosynthesis regulatory protein kinase UbiB, with the protein MKLLAFRRLLRIQRVAIRYRLDDMVLELPFLPWWLRLLGGLLPWRWLPRKPLDLSRGARIRLALEDLGPIFIKFGQILSTRRDLLPDDIALELAFLQDKVPPFPPEQAVALIEQQLGAKIEQVFSRFEREPLASASVAQVHTAQLKSGEEVVVKVIRPNLEPVIRSDIAWLHILARTAERISADARRLHPAEVVSDYEKTIYDELDLLREAANSSQLRRNFEGSPLLYVPQVYWDWCRPKVLVMERIYGIPVTDLDTLRDQRTDFKALAERGVEIFFTQVFRDSFFHADMHPGNIFVSTRTPWSPQYIAVDCGIVGSLTDEDQDYLARNLIAFFKRDYRKVAQLHIDSGWVPAQTKVNDFEAAIRTVCEPIFEKPLKDISFGQVLLRLFQTARRFNMEVQPQLVLLQKTLLNIEGLGRQLYPELDLWTTAQPFLERWMRERVSPGTLLRNAQQHIEQLPHLAQMTRDTLERLSREPQPEARLSGTPVGMAGAWPARLIGAVLVAGAAETGLATHSLAAWPAWAMLAGGLYLILRR; encoded by the coding sequence ATGAAGCTGCTCGCCTTCCGCCGCCTGCTGCGCATCCAGCGCGTAGCCATCCGCTACCGTCTGGACGACATGGTCCTCGAACTGCCCTTCCTGCCCTGGTGGCTGCGCCTGCTTGGCGGGCTGCTGCCCTGGCGCTGGCTGCCGCGCAAGCCGCTGGACCTCAGCCGTGGCGCGCGCATCCGGCTGGCGCTGGAAGACCTCGGACCGATCTTCATCAAGTTCGGCCAGATACTCTCCACCCGCCGCGACCTGCTCCCCGACGACATCGCCCTGGAGCTGGCCTTCCTGCAGGACAAGGTGCCGCCCTTCCCGCCGGAACAGGCCGTGGCGCTCATCGAGCAGCAGCTGGGCGCGAAGATCGAGCAGGTGTTCTCCCGCTTCGAGCGCGAACCGCTGGCCTCCGCCTCGGTGGCGCAGGTGCACACTGCGCAGCTCAAGAGTGGCGAGGAGGTGGTGGTGAAGGTCATCCGCCCGAACCTGGAGCCGGTGATCCGCTCCGACATCGCCTGGCTGCACATCCTCGCCCGCACCGCCGAGCGCATCTCCGCCGACGCCCGCCGCCTGCACCCGGCCGAAGTGGTCAGCGACTACGAGAAGACCATCTACGACGAGCTGGACCTGCTGCGTGAAGCGGCCAACTCCTCTCAGCTGCGGCGCAACTTCGAAGGCTCGCCGCTGCTCTACGTGCCCCAGGTCTACTGGGACTGGTGCCGCCCCAAGGTACTGGTGATGGAGCGCATCTACGGCATTCCGGTGACCGACCTGGACACCCTGCGCGACCAGCGCACCGACTTCAAGGCGCTGGCCGAGCGTGGCGTGGAGATCTTCTTCACCCAGGTGTTCCGCGACAGCTTCTTCCACGCCGACATGCACCCCGGCAACATCTTCGTCAGCACCCGCACGCCGTGGAGCCCGCAGTACATCGCGGTGGACTGCGGCATCGTCGGCAGCCTCACCGACGAGGACCAGGATTACCTGGCACGCAACCTGATCGCCTTCTTCAAGCGCGATTACCGCAAGGTCGCCCAACTGCACATCGACTCAGGCTGGGTACCGGCCCAAACCAAGGTCAATGATTTCGAAGCGGCGATCCGCACCGTGTGCGAGCCGATCTTCGAGAAACCGCTCAAGGACATTTCCTTCGGCCAGGTGCTGCTGCGCCTGTTCCAGACCGCGCGGCGCTTCAACATGGAAGTGCAGCCGCAACTGGTGCTGCTGCAGAAGACCCTGCTGAACATCGAAGGCCTGGGCCGCCAGCTCTACCCGGAGCTGGACCTGTGGACCACCGCGCAGCCGTTCCTGGAACGCTGGATGCGCGAGCGCGTCAGCCCCGGCACCCTGCTGCGCAACGCCCAGCAGCACATCGAACAACTGCCGCACCTGGCGCAGATGACCCGCGACACGCTCGAGCGCCTGTCCCGCGAGCCTCAGCCCGAAGCGCGCCTGAGCGGCACCCCGGTCGGCATGGCCGGCGCCTGGCCGGCGCGGCTGATTGGCGCAGTGCTGGTCGCCGGCGCCGCCGAAACCGGCCTCGCCACCCACAGCCTCGCGGCCTGGCCGGCCTGGGCGATGCTGGCCGGTGGTCTGTATCTGATTCTGCGCCGATAG
- a CDS encoding twin-arginine translocase TatA/TatE family subunit, producing the protein MGIFDWKHWVVILIVVVLVFGTKRLKNLGSDVGEAIKGFKKAMNTEEDEKKDPNAAAGNPPLNQPHTIDAQAQKVEEPARKD; encoded by the coding sequence ATGGGCATCTTTGACTGGAAACACTGGGTCGTCATCCTGATCGTCGTCGTCCTGGTCTTCGGCACCAAGCGCCTGAAGAACCTCGGTTCGGACGTCGGCGAAGCCATCAAGGGCTTCAAGAAGGCGATGAACACCGAGGAAGACGAGAAGAAGGACCCGAACGCCGCTGCCGGCAACCCGCCGCTGAACCAGCCGCACACCATCGACGCCCAGGCGCAGAAGGTCGAAGAGCCGGCGCGCAAGGACTGA
- a CDS encoding methyl-accepting chemotaxis protein, whose amino-acid sequence MFRWFNNLTVKLKLASGFGLVLLLTLLIALTGWINLGNVIERGDKLGEISELIAIAKDLRIARLKFQSTRAPEDAKAVLDTLDKLDQRHRALNERFTEAEDRRVIDQQHELSVEYRKLYAQLLKSFEERDAAKQVLIQAAGAVSEGMQKAEQKLVSNGSPEGLQHLQDLSGLGRSVMQARLQVMAYTSTDAQNLEQPAFAALQKLIDGVKSDMSTSPAELNGEFRATLDALETYRNALTNYRNEVNDSQAARDRMRDAGQQIEKLSNELTSTQTAKRDAGVAQAKTLLGLAALIALVLGSIAAWIITGQIVNPLRDVLGHAERIADGDLSRDIPTNRHDELGQLQKSMQRMNLSLRELIGRIHDGVTQIASAAEELSAVTEQTSAGVNNQKVETDQVATAMNEMAATVQEVARNAEEASEAASAADRQARDGEGAVTEAVTQMDRLAGEVGRTNESVLKLKRESEKIGSVLDVIKAVAEQTNLLALNAAIEAARAGDAGRGFAVVADEVRGLAQRTQSSTEEIEELIAGLQSGTQQAVQMMETSRDLTVSTVDLTRRAGERLGAITRTVSTIQSMNQQIAAASEQQSAVAEEINRSVMNVRDISEQTAAASEETAASSVELARLGNELQVLVSRFRV is encoded by the coding sequence ATGTTTCGCTGGTTCAATAACCTGACTGTCAAACTCAAACTCGCCTCGGGCTTCGGCCTGGTGCTGCTGCTCACCCTGCTGATCGCCCTCACCGGCTGGATCAACCTGGGCAACGTGATCGAACGGGGCGACAAGCTCGGCGAGATTTCCGAGCTGATCGCGATCGCCAAGGACCTGCGTATCGCCCGTCTGAAATTCCAGTCCACCCGCGCCCCGGAAGACGCCAAGGCGGTGCTCGATACACTGGACAAGCTGGACCAGCGCCACCGCGCGCTGAACGAGCGGTTCACCGAGGCCGAGGACCGTCGCGTCATCGACCAGCAGCACGAACTGAGCGTGGAGTACCGCAAACTGTACGCCCAACTGCTGAAGTCCTTCGAAGAGCGCGACGCCGCCAAGCAGGTGCTGATCCAGGCCGCCGGCGCGGTCAGCGAAGGCATGCAGAAGGCCGAGCAGAAACTGGTCAGCAACGGCAGTCCCGAAGGTCTGCAACATCTGCAGGACCTCTCCGGCCTCGGTCGCAGTGTCATGCAGGCGCGCCTGCAGGTCATGGCCTACACCAGCACCGACGCGCAGAACCTCGAGCAACCCGCCTTCGCTGCCCTGCAGAAGCTCATCGACGGCGTGAAGAGTGACATGAGCACCTCGCCGGCCGAGCTGAACGGCGAGTTCCGCGCCACCCTCGACGCGCTGGAGACCTACCGCAACGCGCTGACCAATTACCGCAACGAGGTCAACGACAGCCAGGCTGCCCGCGACCGCATGCGCGATGCCGGCCAGCAGATCGAGAAGCTGAGCAACGAACTGACCTCCACCCAGACCGCCAAGCGCGACGCCGGCGTCGCCCAGGCCAAGACCCTGCTGGGCCTGGCCGCGCTGATCGCCCTGGTGCTGGGCAGCATCGCCGCCTGGATCATCACCGGGCAGATCGTCAATCCGCTGCGCGACGTGCTGGGCCATGCCGAGCGCATCGCCGACGGCGACCTCAGCCGCGACATCCCCACCAACCGCCATGACGAACTGGGCCAGCTGCAGAAGAGCATGCAGCGCATGAACCTGTCCCTGCGCGAGCTGATCGGCCGCATCCACGATGGCGTGACGCAGATCGCCAGCGCCGCCGAGGAGCTGTCCGCGGTGACCGAGCAGACCAGCGCCGGGGTGAACAATCAAAAGGTCGAGACCGACCAGGTCGCTACTGCCATGAACGAGATGGCCGCCACCGTGCAGGAAGTCGCGCGCAACGCCGAGGAGGCTTCCGAGGCCGCCTCCGCCGCCGACCGCCAGGCCCGTGACGGCGAAGGCGCGGTGACCGAAGCGGTGACCCAGATGGATCGCCTGGCCGGCGAAGTCGGCCGTACCAACGAGTCGGTGCTCAAGCTCAAGCGCGAAAGCGAGAAGATCGGCAGCGTGCTGGACGTGATCAAGGCGGTCGCCGAGCAGACCAACCTGCTGGCGCTCAACGCCGCCATCGAAGCCGCCCGCGCGGGCGATGCCGGCCGTGGCTTCGCCGTGGTGGCTGATGAGGTACGCGGCCTGGCGCAGCGCACCCAGTCCTCCACCGAGGAGATCGAGGAGCTGATCGCCGGCCTGCAGAGCGGTACCCAGCAGGCCGTGCAGATGATGGAAACCAGCCGCGACCTGACCGTCAGCACCGTCGACCTGACCCGCCGCGCCGGCGAGCGCCTGGGCGCCATCACCCGCACCGTGTCGACGATCCAGTCGATGAACCAGCAGATCGCCGCCGCTTCCGAGCAACAGAGCGCCGTGGCCGAGGAGATCAACCGCAGCGTGATGAACGTGCGCGACATCTCCGAGCAGACTGCCGCCGCCAGCGAGGAGACCGCCGCTTCCAGCGTCGAGCTGGCGCGCCTGGGCAACGAGCTGCAGGTGCTGGTCAGCCGCTTCCGCGTCTGA
- the tatC gene encoding twin-arginine translocase subunit TatC: MSAEKPDQPEHDQEMPLVSHLTELRTRLLRCVVAIFVIFIGLLYFSQKIYALASEPLRRFLPEGATMIAIDPASAFLAPLKLTMIVAVLFAMPVILAQVWGFIAPGLYKHEKRVALPLLASSIVLFYAGMAFAYFLVFPLMFHFFLGSAPEGVTPMTDINSYLDFLTLLFAFGVAFEIPVATVLLVWIGVVNVAYLKKIRPYVIIGCFVVGMILTPPDPLSQTLLAVPMWLLFEAGVLFSHLIRKRGPEEEEESKGDQPPATRS, from the coding sequence ATGAGCGCCGAAAAACCCGACCAGCCCGAACACGACCAGGAAATGCCCCTGGTCTCCCACCTGACCGAGCTGCGCACGCGCCTGTTGCGCTGCGTGGTTGCGATCTTCGTGATCTTCATCGGCCTGCTGTACTTCTCGCAGAAGATCTACGCACTGGCTTCCGAGCCGCTGCGCCGCTTCCTGCCCGAAGGCGCGACCATGATCGCCATCGACCCGGCGTCGGCCTTCCTCGCGCCGCTGAAGCTGACCATGATCGTCGCCGTGCTGTTCGCCATGCCGGTGATCCTCGCCCAGGTCTGGGGCTTCATCGCGCCGGGCCTGTACAAGCACGAGAAGCGCGTCGCCCTGCCGCTGCTGGCCTCCAGCATCGTGCTGTTCTACGCCGGCATGGCCTTCGCCTACTTCCTGGTGTTCCCGTTGATGTTCCACTTCTTCCTTGGCTCGGCCCCGGAAGGCGTGACACCGATGACCGACATCAACAGCTACCTGGACTTCCTCACCCTGCTGTTCGCCTTCGGCGTGGCCTTCGAGATTCCCGTGGCCACCGTGCTGCTGGTGTGGATCGGGGTGGTCAACGTGGCTTACCTGAAGAAAATCCGCCCCTACGTGATCATCGGCTGCTTCGTCGTCGGCATGATCCTCACCCCGCCGGACCCGCTGTCGCAGACCCTGCTGGCCGTGCCGATGTGGTTGCTGTTCGAGGCCGGCGTGCTGTTCAGCCACCTGATCCGCAAGCGCGGCCCGGAAGAGGAAGAAGAGTCCAAGGGCGACCAGCCTCCGGCTACCCGCTCGTGA
- a CDS encoding 16S rRNA (uracil(1498)-N(3))-methyltransferase, with protein MNLLLLDDADFVAADRVILRDRRLTHLQEVHRAESGDRMRVGRLGGLMGEGRLLRLEANEAELQVSFDQPPPAKLPLTLLLALPRPKMLRRVLQTVAAMGVPRLVLLNSYRVEKSFWQTPFLEPDAVREQLILGLEQARDTVLPEVVIEKRFKPFVEDRLPALAAGSLGLIGHPGPWPECPRALSEPVTLAIGPEGGWIPYEVDKLREAGLNPVQLGERILRVETAVTALLARLY; from the coding sequence GTGAACCTGCTACTCCTCGACGACGCCGACTTCGTGGCGGCGGATCGCGTGATCCTGCGCGACCGCCGCCTGACCCACCTGCAGGAAGTCCACCGCGCCGAAAGCGGCGACCGGATGCGCGTCGGCCGCCTTGGCGGCCTGATGGGCGAGGGCCGCCTGCTGCGCCTGGAAGCCAACGAGGCCGAATTGCAGGTCAGCTTCGACCAGCCCCCTCCGGCCAAGCTGCCGCTCACCCTGCTGCTCGCCCTGCCCCGCCCGAAGATGCTCCGCCGCGTGCTGCAGACTGTCGCCGCCATGGGCGTGCCGCGCCTGGTGCTGCTCAACAGCTACCGGGTGGAAAAGAGCTTCTGGCAGACCCCCTTCCTCGAACCTGACGCCGTGCGCGAGCAACTGATCCTGGGCCTGGAACAGGCGCGCGATACCGTGCTGCCCGAAGTGGTCATCGAGAAGCGCTTCAAGCCCTTCGTCGAAGACCGCCTGCCTGCGCTGGCCGCCGGCAGCCTCGGGCTGATCGGCCATCCCGGCCCCTGGCCCGAGTGCCCACGGGCGTTGAGCGAGCCGGTGACCCTGGCTATCGGCCCGGAAGGCGGCTGGATTCCCTACGAGGTCGACAAGCTGCGCGAAGCCGGTCTGAACCCCGTGCAACTGGGCGAGCGCATCCTGCGCGTCGAGACCGCCGTGACCGCGCTTTTGGCACGCCTGTACTAA